The Bacteroidales bacterium genome includes a region encoding these proteins:
- a CDS encoding prolyl-tRNA synthetase associated domain-containing protein, protein MKSEKRKGDSLVFEYLQKLNIKFDYYEHPPAPTAEIASLYWKDIDAAHCKNLFFRNHKGNQHYLVIFHYQQNILIHDLEQRLKQGKLSFASPERMDRYLKIKSGSVSPFGLIHDTEKHVILFLDENLKKYDRISFHPNLNEASLVISFADFLKFLDAMGNKYEFISLY, encoded by the coding sequence ATGAAGTCAGAAAAAAGAAAAGGTGATAGTTTGGTTTTTGAATATTTGCAAAAGCTAAATATAAAATTCGATTATTATGAACATCCGCCAGCTCCAACAGCGGAAATAGCATCTTTATATTGGAAAGATATTGACGCAGCTCATTGTAAAAATCTGTTCTTTCGCAATCATAAAGGCAATCAGCATTATTTGGTTATTTTTCATTATCAGCAAAATATTTTAATACATGACTTGGAGCAGCGATTAAAGCAAGGTAAACTGTCTTTTGCTTCGCCAGAACGCATGGATAGATATTTAAAAATCAAGTCCGGGAGCGTTTCTCCGTTTGGTCTAATCCACGATACAGAAAAACACGTCATTTTGTTTTTAGATGAAAATTTAAAAAAATATGATAGAATTAGCTTCCATCCTAACTTAAACGAGGCTTCGCTTGTTATATCCTTTGCTGATTTTTTAAAATTCCTTGATGCAATGGGAAATAAGTATGAGTTTATTTCGCTGTATTAA
- the hemW gene encoding radical SAM family heme chaperone HemW: MSHIYIHIPFCHSKCYYCDFYSVATNEAQQEFVKAIIEEIKLRKDEISGHFKTIYFGGGTPTILSDESLEKIFENLYKYYSISSDAEITIEANPEDISAKKSSFFKQIGVNRISLGVQSLSDKELKYLGRKHDAKQAICALETLSKAKFDNISVDFIHGIPNSDLSNFSKSIELVKNIGVKHLSMYSLTVEKGTILCKRIEKGITANIDENQQAEEYILAIEIAEKNGFKQYEISNFSVPEFESKHNSAYWKGLPYLGFGPSAHSFNGEIRKWNIANIQKYIAGIAEQKPIFESETLSEIDKYNEFLLTRLRMNKGIQISEMEKLFGTNAVNDLKNFLHANSLSKNFNISDENISLTRSGMLFADKLISDLMK, translated from the coding sequence ATGTCCCATATATACATACATATTCCTTTTTGCCACTCTAAATGCTATTATTGTGATTTTTATTCTGTAGCTACAAATGAGGCTCAGCAGGAATTTGTAAAAGCTATTATTGAAGAAATAAAATTGAGAAAAGATGAAATTTCGGGACATTTTAAAACAATTTATTTTGGAGGCGGCACACCTACTATTTTATCAGATGAAAGTTTAGAAAAAATTTTTGAAAATCTTTACAAATACTATTCAATAAGTTCTGATGCGGAAATAACTATAGAAGCTAATCCGGAAGATATTTCTGCAAAAAAAAGCTCATTTTTTAAGCAAATAGGTGTAAACAGAATTAGCCTTGGAGTGCAGTCGTTGAGCGATAAAGAATTAAAATATCTTGGTAGAAAACACGATGCAAAACAAGCTATTTGTGCATTAGAAACCTTATCCAAAGCCAAATTCGACAATATAAGCGTAGATTTTATTCATGGTATCCCAAATTCTGATTTGTCAAATTTTTCCAAAAGCATTGAACTTGTAAAAAACATAGGTGTAAAGCATTTGAGCATGTATTCGCTTACTGTTGAAAAAGGAACAATTTTGTGCAAGCGAATTGAAAAAGGAATTACAGCAAACATAGACGAAAACCAGCAAGCAGAAGAATATATTTTAGCAATAGAAATAGCTGAAAAAAACGGCTTCAAGCAATATGAGATAAGTAATTTTTCTGTTCCCGAATTTGAATCGAAGCACAATAGCGCCTATTGGAAAGGCTTGCCATATTTGGGTTTTGGACCATCGGCTCATTCTTTTAACGGAGAAATAAGAAAATGGAATATTGCTAATATTCAAAAATATATTGCAGGAATTGCTGAGCAGAAGCCGATTTTTGAAAGTGAAACATTGAGCGAAATTGACAAATACAATGAGTTCCTTTTAACGCGATTACGCATGAATAAAGGAATTCAAATAAGTGAAATGGAAAAGCTATTTGGAACAAATGCTGTAAATGACTTAAAGAATTTTTTACACGCAAATTCATTATCCAAAAACTTTAATATAAGCGACGAAAATATTTCTCTTACACGTAGCGGAATGCTGTTTGCAGACAAATTGATTTCTGATTTGATGAAGTGA
- a CDS encoding amidophosphoribosyltransferase, translating to MSETIKHECGIAFLRLRKPLEYYFAKYGNPVYGLDKMALLIEKQHNRGQDGAGLAAVKINISSGKPYINRRRNNSPTPIIDTINQAFEGISAVKNSYPSRYLDIDYLRENVDFVSDVFLGHLRYGTYGKNNIEYVHPFIRHNNWRTRSLILAGNFNMTNSDELFQCLIKKGQHPVETADTVTILEQIGYYLDEENDKLYQHYKSMGMDRPEISKRISEELDIAKILKDASLNWDGGYVISGVFGHGDAFVLRDPAGIRPAYYYANDEVVVATSERPVIQTTFNVNFEDISEIKRGEALIVKKDGSFKLEKIKEPLEEKNCSFERIYFSRGTDSEIYKERKELGKLIVPQILEVINYDIENTVFSFIPNTALVAFMGMHEELLNVTNKVKRDKILALQSTSAEEVDKILNLRPRAEIMAVKDMKMRTFISTDKDREELVNHIYDVTYGVINNNVDNLVIIDDSIVRGTTLKRSIIKILDRLNPKSILIASSAPQIRYPDCYGIDMAKLADFIAFRAAIELLKETKQTNVIDLVYKLCKEQAESNSTDVVNFVKKIYEPFTPQQISDKIAEMITPKDIKAKISVVFQSIENMKIALKTKGDWYFTGDYPTKGGNRVACQSFINYIEGRNERAY from the coding sequence ATGAGTGAAACAATAAAGCATGAATGCGGGATTGCGTTTCTTCGTTTACGCAAACCACTAGAATATTATTTTGCAAAATATGGCAATCCTGTTTATGGCTTAGATAAGATGGCTTTGCTTATTGAAAAACAGCATAATAGAGGACAAGATGGAGCTGGATTAGCTGCTGTGAAAATAAATATTTCCTCAGGGAAGCCTTACATAAATAGAAGACGAAATAATTCTCCTACGCCAATTATAGACACTATAAATCAAGCTTTTGAAGGAATAAGTGCTGTTAAAAACTCGTATCCATCAAGATATTTAGATATAGATTATTTAAGAGAAAATGTAGATTTTGTTAGTGATGTTTTTTTAGGTCATTTGCGTTATGGCACATATGGTAAAAATAATATAGAATATGTACATCCATTTATTAGACACAATAATTGGAGAACACGAAGCTTAATATTGGCAGGAAATTTTAACATGACTAATTCAGATGAATTGTTTCAATGTTTAATAAAAAAAGGTCAACATCCTGTGGAAACAGCCGATACTGTTACAATTCTGGAACAAATAGGATATTATTTAGATGAAGAAAATGATAAATTGTATCAGCATTACAAATCTATGGGAATGGATAGACCTGAAATTTCCAAAAGAATTTCTGAAGAATTAGATATTGCAAAAATTCTTAAAGATGCTAGTTTAAATTGGGATGGAGGCTATGTGATTTCAGGAGTTTTTGGTCATGGAGATGCATTTGTTTTGCGCGATCCTGCGGGAATTCGCCCTGCATATTATTATGCAAATGATGAAGTTGTTGTAGCTACTTCAGAGCGACCAGTTATTCAAACAACTTTTAATGTAAATTTTGAAGATATTTCTGAAATTAAAAGAGGCGAAGCTCTTATTGTTAAAAAAGATGGCTCTTTTAAATTAGAAAAAATCAAAGAACCTCTTGAAGAAAAGAATTGTTCTTTTGAAAGAATATATTTTTCTCGAGGTACTGACAGCGAGATATATAAAGAAAGGAAAGAGCTTGGGAAGCTCATTGTTCCTCAGATATTGGAAGTTATAAATTATGATATTGAAAACACTGTGTTTTCTTTTATTCCAAATACTGCATTAGTAGCGTTTATGGGAATGCATGAGGAGTTGCTAAATGTTACAAATAAAGTTAAGCGAGACAAAATATTAGCATTGCAATCTACAAGTGCAGAAGAAGTTGATAAGATTCTGAACTTGCGCCCTAGAGCTGAAATAATGGCTGTCAAGGACATGAAAATGCGTACTTTTATTTCAACAGATAAAGACCGCGAAGAATTAGTTAACCATATATACGATGTAACCTATGGTGTGATAAATAATAATGTTGATAATCTTGTAATTATTGACGATTCTATCGTAAGGGGAACAACGCTAAAAAGAAGTATTATAAAAATATTGGATAGATTAAATCCAAAAAGCATATTAATAGCTTCTTCTGCTCCTCAAATTCGTTATCCAGATTGCTATGGAATAGACATGGCAAAACTTGCTGATTTTATTGCATTTAGAGCTGCTATTGAATTACTGAAAGAAACTAAACAAACAAATGTGATAGATTTGGTTTATAAACTTTGTAAAGAGCAGGCTGAGAGCAATTCCACAGATGTTGTTAATTTTGTAAAGAAAATCTACGAACCGTTTACACCACAGCAAATCTCTGATAAAATTGCAGAAATGATTACCCCCAAAGATATAAAAGCAAAAATTTCTGTTGTTTTTCAAAGTATTGAAAATATGAAAATTGCTTTAAAAACAAAAGGCGACTGGTATTTTACTGGAGATTATCCTACAAAAGGCGGAAATCGTGTTGCTTGCCAGTCATTTATAAACTATATTGAAGGACGTAACGAAAGAGCGTATTAG
- the mrdA gene encoding penicillin-binding protein 2 codes for MLFAITGIVFISRLFHIQIIDDKYKVSAKNNALRYIYKYPARGLIYDRFGKLMVYNCASFDLVVVPIEIKNLDTLKFCNLIGISKDEFDKRMKKIINLSGYHQVSVFESDLPNHVYSQFQESSSSYNGFYIQNRTKRAYTLPIAAHTFGYIGEVSPSILEKDDYYRPGDYIGINGIEKFYEKELRGEKGLNVRVVDVHNSIQGSYKDGKLDKKPIPGKDLFSSLDMELQNYAESLMVNKRGGIVAIEPATGEVLAIVSEPSYDPNLLIGRERSKHYLQLQNDEQNHPLYNRAIMTRYPPGSTFKVVNALAALQEGILNENTLFSCYGGYRISDNHTIDCHAHTSPLAIRPAIAYSCNSWFCWAFKRFVDNNKFSSSREGYEKWREYVMNLGFGRQLGIDLPNEFGGTVPEAEYYDKLKGSRKWYANSIVSVAIGQGEIGATPLQLANLTAIIANRGYYIVPHVIKAVGNEKNVNKNFKTKYQTGIDKKYFDIIVDGMEMAVTSGTATVAQIDGITVCAKTGTAQDPPRKNHSVFIAFAPKDEPKIAVAVLVENSGFGATYAAPIASLMIEYYINREVKRKDMEYNIRNTVLLNRNQ; via the coding sequence GTGCTTTTTGCAATAACAGGAATTGTTTTTATTTCAAGATTGTTTCATATTCAAATAATTGATGATAAATACAAAGTTTCTGCAAAAAATAATGCTTTGCGATATATTTATAAATATCCAGCAAGAGGCTTGATTTACGACCGTTTCGGAAAACTAATGGTTTACAATTGTGCGTCTTTTGACTTGGTTGTTGTTCCAATAGAAATTAAAAATTTAGATACATTAAAATTTTGCAATCTAATTGGAATTTCTAAAGATGAGTTTGATAAACGAATGAAAAAAATTATAAACTTGTCGGGATACCATCAAGTATCAGTATTTGAAAGCGATTTGCCAAATCATGTTTATAGTCAATTTCAAGAATCTAGCTCATCTTATAATGGTTTTTATATTCAAAATCGCACAAAACGAGCATATACACTACCAATTGCTGCACACACATTTGGATATATTGGCGAAGTAAGTCCATCAATATTAGAAAAAGACGATTATTACAGACCTGGAGATTATATTGGCATCAATGGGATAGAAAAATTTTATGAAAAAGAATTACGCGGTGAAAAAGGCTTAAACGTTAGAGTTGTAGATGTACACAACAGCATACAAGGAAGTTATAAAGACGGAAAGCTTGATAAAAAGCCAATTCCCGGAAAAGATTTGTTTTCATCTTTAGATATGGAGTTGCAAAATTATGCCGAAAGTTTGATGGTAAACAAAAGGGGCGGAATCGTTGCAATAGAACCAGCAACAGGTGAAGTTTTAGCAATAGTAAGTGAGCCATCATATGACCCCAATTTACTTATAGGTCGCGAAAGGTCAAAACATTATTTGCAATTGCAAAACGACGAACAAAATCATCCGCTTTATAATCGAGCTATTATGACCCGCTATCCACCAGGAAGCACTTTTAAAGTAGTTAATGCTTTAGCAGCTTTACAAGAAGGTATTTTAAACGAAAACACCTTGTTTAGTTGCTATGGCGGCTACCGCATAAGTGATAACCACACAATAGATTGCCACGCACATACAAGTCCATTAGCTATAAGACCTGCTATTGCTTATTCTTGCAATTCATGGTTTTGCTGGGCTTTTAAACGTTTTGTTGATAATAACAAATTTTCATCATCAAGAGAGGGTTATGAAAAATGGCGCGAATATGTAATGAATTTGGGATTTGGACGCCAACTCGGAATAGATTTGCCAAATGAATTTGGAGGCACTGTGCCAGAAGCAGAATATTATGATAAACTAAAAGGTAGTCGCAAATGGTATGCAAATTCTATTGTTTCTGTTGCAATAGGGCAGGGCGAAATTGGTGCTACGCCTCTACAACTTGCAAATCTTACAGCAATTATTGCAAACAGAGGGTATTACATAGTTCCGCACGTTATAAAAGCTGTTGGAAACGAAAAAAATGTAAATAAAAATTTTAAAACAAAATATCAAACTGGAATAGATAAAAAATATTTTGATATTATTGTTGATGGAATGGAAATGGCTGTAACTAGTGGTACTGCTACAGTAGCGCAAATTGATGGTATAACAGTTTGTGCAAAAACCGGTACTGCTCAAGATCCTCCACGTAAAAATCATTCTGTTTTTATTGCTTTTGCACCAAAAGATGAACCTAAAATTGCTGTAGCCGTATTAGTTGAAAATTCCGGATTTGGTGCCACGTATGCCGCTCCAATTGCCAGCCTTATGATTGAATATTATATAAATAGAGAGGTAAAACGTAAAGATATGGAATATAATATAAGAAACACTGTTTTATTAAATCGAAACCAATGA
- the rodA gene encoding rod shape-determining protein RodA → MNHPSARPEKLNYWLLFLYMAIVTIGWFSVFATSYKDGAINIFNFSTTYGRQTIWIIVSLILGLIIFLLDVKFIPRSSWFLYLFTLGMLVLVLIVGVVISGSRGWISLGANIKLQPAEFAKYTTALFLAKYMSIPGVKFSNAKNRNAMFAIVLIPMFLVFLQHDTGSAIVFVSFIFLFYRAGLSAFYLFLILYVAILFIATLLIKQLALILILIGIFSFLIFIYKDYRKKILKFLIMLGASIVFIVCVNYIFSNILKPHQKDRINVLIGKEYDPKGSAFNVNQSLIAIGSGGWAGKGFLEGTQTKYNFVPEQTTDFIFCTVGEQWGFLGSSLLVILYVLLLINLVVIAEKQRSDFSRYYIYGVTGIIFMHFFINIGMTLALVPVIGIPLPLVSYGGSSMMAFTLMIFTVLKLDMNRSAVL, encoded by the coding sequence ATGAACCATCCAAGTGCAAGACCTGAAAAATTAAACTATTGGCTGCTATTTCTTTATATGGCAATAGTTACTATTGGTTGGTTTAGTGTTTTTGCTACAAGTTATAAAGATGGAGCTATAAATATTTTTAATTTTTCGACCACATACGGAAGACAAACAATATGGATAATAGTTTCTTTAATTTTAGGACTAATAATTTTTTTACTTGATGTTAAGTTTATTCCTCGATCTTCTTGGTTTTTATATTTGTTTACTCTTGGAATGCTTGTGCTTGTGCTGATTGTTGGAGTTGTGATTTCAGGAAGCAGAGGCTGGATAAGTCTAGGTGCAAATATCAAATTGCAACCAGCTGAATTTGCAAAATATACTACTGCTCTTTTCTTAGCGAAATATATGAGTATCCCCGGTGTCAAGTTTAGCAATGCTAAAAACCGAAACGCAATGTTCGCAATTGTGCTTATTCCAATGTTTCTTGTTTTTTTACAGCACGATACAGGCTCAGCTATTGTTTTTGTTTCTTTTATTTTCCTTTTTTATCGAGCAGGCTTGTCCGCATTTTATTTATTTCTGATTCTATATGTGGCAATACTGTTTATAGCAACTCTATTAATAAAACAACTTGCCTTAATATTAATTTTAATAGGCATATTCTCATTCTTAATTTTTATTTATAAAGATTATAGAAAAAAAATATTGAAGTTTTTAATTATGTTAGGGGCTTCCATTGTTTTTATTGTTTGCGTAAACTATATTTTTAGTAACATTCTAAAACCTCACCAAAAAGACAGAATAAATGTTTTAATTGGAAAAGAATACGATCCAAAAGGCTCAGCTTTTAATGTTAATCAATCTTTAATTGCAATTGGCTCTGGAGGCTGGGCTGGAAAAGGTTTTCTTGAAGGAACTCAAACAAAATATAATTTCGTCCCAGAGCAAACTACAGATTTTATCTTTTGCACTGTCGGAGAGCAATGGGGATTCTTAGGTAGTAGCTTGTTAGTTATTCTATACGTATTATTGCTTATAAATCTTGTTGTTATAGCCGAAAAGCAGCGTTCCGACTTTTCAAGATACTACATTTATGGGGTTACTGGCATCATTTTTATGCACTTTTTTATAAATATAGGAATGACATTGGCTCTAGTTCCCGTTATAGGAATTCCTCTTCCATTAGTTAGCTACGGCGGCTCTTCAATGATGGCTTTTACTCTAATGATTTTCACAGTATTAAAGCTAGATATGAATCGTAGTGCTGTTTTATAA
- the thpR gene encoding RNA 2',3'-cyclic phosphodiesterase, protein MSLRLFIAFKINTTDNLIFHFKKIQRELFNEKINWTPLNQLHVTLKFIGDTDLDKVDTIKKAMIEAFNGEKSSEFSLNSIGVFGSHYSPKVIWAGIKPEEKIIAWFNNLKKSLIKEGFEYDRQNFVPHLTLGRIKNINDKKTLSKIVSEYKDFHFSNFIVNEIILFKSILKTTGAEHIKLFSVKLN, encoded by the coding sequence ATGTCCTTACGCCTTTTTATAGCTTTTAAGATTAACACAACCGACAATTTGATTTTTCATTTTAAGAAAATTCAAAGAGAACTTTTTAATGAAAAGATTAATTGGACACCATTAAACCAACTGCACGTTACACTGAAATTCATTGGCGACACTGATTTAGACAAAGTAGATACTATTAAAAAAGCCATGATTGAAGCTTTTAATGGAGAAAAGTCTTCGGAATTTTCTTTGAATTCTATTGGTGTTTTCGGCTCACATTATAGTCCTAAAGTGATTTGGGCAGGAATTAAGCCCGAAGAAAAAATAATAGCTTGGTTTAACAATCTTAAAAAATCTTTAATAAAAGAAGGATTTGAATACGATAGACAAAACTTTGTTCCACACTTAACTTTAGGAAGAATAAAAAATATTAATGATAAAAAAACATTGTCTAAAATTGTTTCTGAATATAAAGATTTTCATTTTTCAAATTTTATTGTAAATGAAATAATATTGTTTAAAAGCATTTTAAAAACAACGGGAGCAGAACATATTAAGCTGTTTTCTGTAAAATTAAATTAA
- the lptB gene encoding LPS export ABC transporter ATP-binding protein → MKLSAQNIVKKYKSRTVVKGVSFEVNQGEIVGLLGPNGAGKTTSFYMVVGLIKPNEGSVFLDDENITDLPMYKRAQKGIGYLAQEASVFRKLSVEDNIRAVLEFTNQTKEEQNENLETLLTEFGLQKIRKSKGIQLSGGERRRTEIARALAVKPNFILLDEPFAGVDPIAVEDIQNIVASLREKNIGILITDHNVHETLSITNRAYLLFEGSIIKSGTAEELAEDEHVRKVYLGKNFELRKTVK, encoded by the coding sequence ATGAAATTAAGTGCACAAAATATTGTAAAAAAATATAAATCTCGCACTGTTGTTAAAGGTGTTTCCTTTGAGGTAAATCAAGGAGAAATAGTTGGCTTGCTTGGTCCTAACGGAGCTGGAAAAACCACGTCTTTTTACATGGTAGTAGGATTAATAAAACCCAACGAAGGTTCTGTTTTTCTTGACGATGAAAACATTACTGATTTGCCAATGTACAAGCGCGCTCAAAAAGGAATTGGCTATTTGGCTCAAGAAGCTAGTGTTTTTAGAAAACTTAGCGTTGAAGACAATATACGAGCTGTTTTGGAATTTACAAATCAGACAAAAGAAGAGCAAAATGAGAATTTAGAAACATTATTAACCGAATTTGGACTTCAGAAAATCCGCAAGAGCAAAGGAATTCAGCTAAGTGGAGGAGAAAGAAGAAGAACGGAAATAGCTCGTGCTCTTGCTGTAAAACCAAATTTTATTTTACTTGATGAACCATTTGCAGGTGTTGACCCAATTGCAGTAGAAGATATTCAAAATATTGTTGCTAGCTTAAGAGAAAAAAATATCGGTATTTTAATTACTGACCATAATGTGCACGAAACATTATCTATAACCAACAGAGCATATTTGCTTTTCGAAGGCTCTATCATCAAATCTGGCACAGCAGAAGAATTAGCAGAAGATGAGCATGTAAGAAAAGTTTATCTTGGCAAAAATTTCGAGCTAAGAAAAACTGTGAAATAG
- a CDS encoding radical SAM protein, which translates to MSCAYCYSPPSIRNDMTRDTAFKSIDFIAANYPINTGIIFFGGEPLLKKDLIKESIAYSKTKSNYFHYKVTTNGLLLDEEFLNYANTVNLQISISIDGNEQAHDTFRRRPDGKPTFKELEQKIKLLLKYQPYAKCLMTVSPETVAYYSDSVEYLLNAGFKYLIVSLNYAGNWTDKDINELKKQYVKISSLYEKLILKEKKFYFSPFEMKLASHIRQNNFECYQCHLALKQISIAHDGKIYPCVQFVKDGISNTKYAIGSIYEGINSDLQKKMYSESKEQDVNCKECVYNSRCNNKCSCLSYQLTGELNKVTPLICETERILIPIVDKLGERLYKKGSNMFIQKHYNSVYPILSMIEDMH; encoded by the coding sequence ATGTCATGTGCTTATTGCTATTCACCACCAAGCATAAGAAATGATATGACAAGAGATACTGCTTTTAAGAGCATTGATTTTATAGCAGCAAATTATCCAATAAATACAGGTATTATATTTTTTGGCGGAGAGCCTTTGTTAAAGAAAGATTTAATCAAGGAATCAATAGCTTATTCAAAAACAAAATCAAATTATTTTCATTACAAGGTAACTACGAATGGTTTGTTATTAGATGAAGAATTCCTGAATTATGCAAATACAGTAAATCTTCAAATATCAATCAGTATTGATGGAAATGAACAAGCTCATGATACTTTTAGGAGACGCCCTGATGGGAAGCCAACATTTAAAGAATTAGAGCAAAAAATCAAGCTACTGCTAAAATACCAACCCTACGCAAAATGCTTAATGACTGTTTCTCCTGAGACAGTTGCTTATTACTCAGATTCAGTTGAATATCTTTTGAACGCTGGATTCAAATACTTGATTGTTTCTTTAAATTATGCTGGCAACTGGACAGATAAAGATATAAATGAACTGAAAAAACAATATGTTAAAATTTCTTCGCTATATGAGAAATTGATTTTGAAAGAAAAAAAATTCTATTTTTCTCCATTTGAAATGAAGCTCGCAAGTCATATACGACAGAATAATTTTGAATGTTATCAATGCCATTTAGCCCTAAAGCAAATTTCAATTGCACACGATGGAAAAATATATCCTTGTGTTCAATTTGTGAAAGATGGTATATCAAACACTAAATACGCTATCGGCTCTATCTATGAAGGAATCAACTCAGACCTTCAAAAAAAGATGTATTCTGAATCTAAGGAACAAGATGTAAATTGTAAAGAATGTGTTTATAATTCTAGGTGCAATAATAAATGTAGTTGTCTTAGCTATCAATTGACAGGAGAATTAAACAAAGTAACACCACTAATATGTGAAACTGAAAGAATCTTAATTCCAATAGTTGATAAATTGGGGGAGCGACTTTATAAAAAAGGTTCTAACATGTTTATTCAGAAACATTATAATTCAGTATATCCAATTTTGTCAATGATTGAAGATATGCATTAA